A stretch of Miscanthus floridulus cultivar M001 chromosome 13, ASM1932011v1, whole genome shotgun sequence DNA encodes these proteins:
- the LOC136501439 gene encoding pentatricopeptide repeat-containing protein At3g59040-like: MESAAIGSQSPLSFPSSLCKAKVSSGLPLCNVKIKINRRLEVVCRGMLATRKFMQRKKKEEVFKDAADEAEQMNWRRMMRDIEEAGSAVPILKTQRSGKGPLPRDVILGTLVRFKQLKKWNIVSEILEWLRTQHWWDFSEMDFLMLVTAYGKLGDFSRAERVLKYMNKKGYHPSVISQTGLMEAYGRGKQYRKAEAVFRRMQASGPEPSPVTYQIILKSLVEGDKYKEAEAIFEYLLNEKRTFFKPDQKMFHMMIYMYKKAGDYAQARKLFAQMSERGIPLSTVTFNSLMSFETDYKEVSSIYDQMQRAGMKPDVVSYSLLIKAYGKARKEEEALAVFEEMLDAGVRPTRKSYNILLDAFAISGLVDEANTVFKAMRRHRVEPDLCSYTTMVLAYVNASDMNGAEKFFRRIKDDGLKPNVVVYGTLMKGYSKLNNVEKIMRVYERMRIQGVEPNQTIYTTIMDAHGRNSDFGNAVIWFKEMEAHGYPPDQKAKNILLSLANTPEEQQEANELVGNGAIQLEVKPDNEEVDGDDGHEVIHTDAGNHRLLDNTQTRNHVNGRIRAGNYTFDEEDDNDDDDDDYEEEDDEEFNFVSFKDKRELNFAS, encoded by the exons ATGGAGTCGGCGGCGATTGGGTCGCAGTCGCCACTCTCCTTCCCCTCCAGCCTCTG CAAAGCAAAAGTATCCTCTGGTTTACCATTATGCAATGTGAAGATCAAGATCAATCGCAGGCTTGAGGTGGTTTGCCGTGGGATGTTAGCTACAAGAAAGTTTATgcaaaggaaaaagaaagaagaagtttTCAAGGATGCTGCTGATGAGGCTGAGCAGATGAATTGGAGGAGAATGATGAGAGATATAGAGGAGGCGGGATCAGCTGTACCCATTCTGAAGACTCAGCGGAGTGGGAAAGGGCCACTTCCAAGAGATGTTATTCTTGGGACTCTCGTGCGGTTCAAACAATTGAAAAAATGGAATATTGTCAGTGAG ATTCTTGAATGGCTCAGAACACAGCATTGGTGGGACTTCAGTGAGATGGACTTCTTGATGCTTGTGACAGCTTATGGAAAGTTGGGGGATTTTAGCAGGGCAGAAAGGGTCCTGAAGTACATGAACAAGAAAGGTTACCATCCTAGCGTCATATCACAGACTGGTCTGATGGAGGCGTATGGAAGAGGGAAGCAGTACCGTAAGGCTGAAGCAGTATTCCGTAGGATGCAAGCATCAGGCCCTGAACCATCACCTGTGACATATCAAATCATTTTGAAATCTTTAGTTGAG GGTGACAAATATAAGGAAGCTGAGGCTATATTTGAGTAccttcttaatgaaaaaagaaCTTTTTTTAAGCCAGACCAGAAGATGTTTCATATGATGATTTATATGTACAAGAAAGCTGGTGACTATGCCCAGGCTCGTAAGCTATTTGCACAGATGTCGGAGAGAGGAATTCCACTATCTACAGTCACTTTTAATAGTTTGATGTCATTTGAGACAGACTACAAGGAAGTTTCAAGTATTTATGATCAG ATGCAAAGAGCTGGGATGAAACCAGATGTTGTGAGCTATTCCCTGCTCATCAAAGCTTATGGGAAAGCcagaaaggaagaagaagcaTTGGCGGTTTTTGAAGAGATGCTTGATGCTGGAGTCAG GCCGACACGCAAATCATATAACATTTTGCTTGATGCATTTGCAATATCTGGATTGGTAGACGAGGCTAATACAGTTTTCAAGGCAATGAGAAGACACAG GGTTGAGCCTGATCTTTGCTCTTATACAACTATGGTCTTAGCTTATGTAAATGCATCTGACATGAATGGAGCAGAGAAATTCTTTCGTAGGATTAAAGATGATGGTCTGAAGCCCAATGTTGTGGTTTATGGTACTCTGATGAAAGGCTATTCAAAGTTAAATAATGTTGAGAAAATTATGCGGGTGTATGAGAGAATGCGGATCCAGGGTGTTGAACCCAACCAGACTATATATACTactatcatggatgcacatggcaGGAACTCAGATTTTGGAAATGCTGTCATTTGGTTCAAAGAAATGGAAGCTCATGGATACCCACCAGACCAGAAAGCAAAAAATATCCTACTTTCGCTTGCCAACACACCAGAAGAACAACAAGAAGCGAATGAATTGGTAGGGAATGGTGCAATTCAGCTGGAAGTGAAACCTGATAATGAAGAGGTGGATGGTGATGATGGGCATGAAGTTATACATACTGATGCTGGAAATCACCGTTTGCTAGACAACACACAAACAAGAAACCATGTAAATGGTAGGATCAGAGCTGGTAATTATACTTTTGATGAGGAGGATGataacgatgatgacgatgatgattatGAGGAAGAGGATGACGAAGAGTTCAATTTTGTTTCTTTCAAAGATAAGAGAGAACTAAATTTTGCAagttga